Within the Macaca nemestrina isolate mMacNem1 chromosome 5, mMacNem.hap1, whole genome shotgun sequence genome, the region GGTGACTCTCGGTTTTCTTAGGCAAAAGCACGGCCTGGATATTAGGAAGGACGCCGCCCTGAGCAATTGTCACCCGACCTAGCAGCTTGTTGAGCTCCTCGTCGTTACGGATGGCCAGCTGCAAGTGGCGCGGGATGATGCGGGTCTTCTTGTTGTCGCGAGCCGCGTTGCCGGCCAGCTCCAAGATCTCGGCAGTCAGGTACTCCAAAACAGCCGCCAGGTACACCGGCGCGCCTGCCCCGACCCGCTCTGCGTAATTGCCTTTGCGGAGCAGGCGGTGCACTCGGCCCACCGGGAACTGGAGACCAGCACGAGAAGAGCGAGATTTCGCTTTGGCGCGAGCTTTGCCTCCCTGCTTACCGCGTCCAGACATCTCAATAACACAAAACAGCACCAAAACAAGAAGTCCAAGCttaggagaaaacaaacaaaatcgaAAAATGTGTAAAACATGGCTGCTTTTATAGGTAGTTGCTGGGGAGTAAATCCGACTTTTCGATTGGTCGGTAGCAAATACTAGTCAGGTAGCCAATAGAAAAGCTGCACTTTCATACCTCATTTGCATAGCTCGGCCCACGGATGACAACTCTGCAGTTTGTCTTCCAATTAACTAAGAGGTACTCTCCATCCCTCATTAGCATA harbors:
- the LOC105482583 gene encoding histone H2A type 1-C, with translation MSGRGKQGGKARAKAKSRSSRAGLQFPVGRVHRLLRKGNYAERVGAGAPVYLAAVLEYLTAEILELAGNAARDNKKTRIIPRHLQLAIRNDEELNKLLGRVTIAQGGVLPNIQAVLLPKKTESHHKAKGK